The following proteins come from a genomic window of Heyndrickxia acidicola:
- a CDS encoding MFS transporter, which translates to MTSRTTVMVSIVLAMLVASIDSTIMNTTMPIIAKELGRFDLYAWSFASYMIASTILSPVAGRLSDLFGRKKVFAFGILLFLVGSLLCGISASMIQLVVFRAVQGIGAGFMMPFPAIIAGDLFPVEKRGKIQALFTAMWGLSAVLAPLLGSFFVEYMTWRWIFFVNLPVCLISFLTLLPYKEHYQPKKAKVDYLGAVLFAVGVTFLLLDTVIKQNRLLYLALGIVLLVLFYVYERKQSSPLVPLSMLKHKMISRINLNAFIGTVSLFGTSSFIPLFLQKVGHLSLFMSGVALLGTAIGWMAAAVPAGKWILKYGYRILLIIGNLLLFISGLLLTFLNQQLGFGFVFAVMIVQGLAFGLLTTVGMIGVQQLVGGHERGISTSFFMFCRNMGTAIGVTIMGALLTNGATFMAGIHHLFLFGFGGSIVALLTSFLIKKENSLQSNNESGSKAV; encoded by the coding sequence ATGACAAGCAGAACGACGGTCATGGTCAGTATTGTCCTTGCTATGCTGGTTGCATCCATTGATTCGACGATTATGAATACAACCATGCCGATCATCGCCAAGGAGCTCGGCAGATTTGACTTGTATGCCTGGTCTTTCGCATCATATATGATTGCCAGCACCATTCTTTCGCCGGTGGCAGGACGATTATCGGACTTATTTGGAAGGAAAAAAGTATTTGCGTTTGGAATTCTCTTATTTTTAGTAGGCTCCCTGTTATGCGGTATTTCCGCAAGCATGATTCAACTGGTGGTATTCCGTGCGGTCCAGGGGATCGGAGCCGGATTTATGATGCCTTTCCCTGCCATTATTGCGGGTGATTTGTTTCCAGTGGAGAAAAGGGGAAAGATCCAAGCTCTGTTTACAGCCATGTGGGGACTATCCGCTGTACTTGCCCCATTGCTTGGATCGTTCTTTGTTGAATATATGACATGGAGATGGATTTTCTTTGTCAATCTGCCTGTCTGCTTGATTTCTTTTCTGACATTGCTTCCTTATAAAGAGCACTACCAGCCGAAGAAGGCAAAGGTCGATTATTTAGGAGCTGTATTGTTCGCTGTAGGCGTTACGTTCCTTTTATTGGATACCGTAATAAAACAGAACAGATTACTCTACTTAGCGCTTGGTATTGTATTGCTCGTATTATTTTATGTTTACGAGAGAAAGCAATCATCACCGCTTGTACCATTGTCCATGCTAAAGCATAAAATGATTTCAAGAATTAACCTGAACGCCTTTATCGGAACGGTATCTCTTTTTGGTACCTCCAGTTTTATTCCGCTGTTTTTGCAGAAAGTCGGCCATCTTTCCTTGTTTATGAGCGGTGTGGCCCTCTTGGGAACGGCGATCGGATGGATGGCGGCAGCGGTTCCTGCAGGAAAATGGATTTTGAAATACGGCTATAGAATCCTGCTGATAATCGGAAACCTGCTTCTATTTATCTCCGGTTTGCTATTAACCTTCTTAAATCAGCAGCTGGGATTTGGATTTGTTTTTGCAGTCATGATTGTACAGGGTCTGGCGTTCGGATTGCTGACAACAGTTGGTATGATCGGGGTTCAGCAGCTGGTGGGCGGTCACGAAAGAGGCATTTCTACATCTTTCTTTATGTTCTGCCGTAACATGGGGACAGCCATAGGCGTCACCATTATGGGAGCCCTGCTTACGAATGGAGCCACCTTTATGGCGGGCATCCATCATCTTTTCCTTTTCGGGTTTGGCGGAAGTATAGTAGCATTACTGACATCCTTCCTGATAAAAAAAGAGAACTCTCTGCAGTCAAATAACGAGTCTGGTTCCAAAGCAGTTTAA